A single window of Solanum dulcamara chromosome 5, daSolDulc1.2, whole genome shotgun sequence DNA harbors:
- the LOC129889646 gene encoding uncharacterized protein LOC129889646, with translation MELHDLLARCLSMIITVILIARISSCLDTAVLSEVHAPYVDNYVAKSYFNKHDNLVDSKFEDFIEHNILSGACISLQGNVEFSPKLSALHGKLIGEGSHRRLSSTLRLRMSSESISRPPKSCEVIIVERLPSGVFADPFELQHLVQRGVFRDAAVFGDTNLELPSFLSNRSLVEVHLEVGTNLTSQQKDEVEIHMELPLHARYQPLGHGFSRVEFASPDLFLRCNVERKEHDTSCLFLLDKQNAESVDTHPVWEVPCGNREHTEVVAAFTFISAVVSALLIIVASIRYSDNTASNVLKQS, from the exons ATGGAACTTCATGATCTTCTGGCACGATGTTTGTCAATGATCATCACAGTGATACTAATTGCTAGGATCAGTTCATGTCTTGATACTGCAGTATTAAGTGAA GTCCATGCACCTTATGTTGATAATTATGTGGCAAAATCCTACTTTAACAAACATGACAATTTGGTAGATTCAAAGTTTGAAGATTTCATTGAACATAACATACTGTCCGGTGCATGTATATCACTGCAAGGCAATGTTGAATTTTCACCAAAGCTGTCTGCTTTACATGGAAAGCTGATTGGTGAAGGCTCCCATCGGCGTCTGTCATCAACTCTCAGATTGAGGATGTCATCAGAGTCCATTTCTAGGCCTCCAAAATCTTGTGAGGTGATAATTGTTGAAAGACTGCCTTCCGGAGTCTTTGCGGATCCTTTTGAGCTACAACACCTTGTGCAGCGTGGTG TTTTCAGGGATGCTGCTGTATTTGGAGATACAAATTTAGAGTTGCCTTCTTTTCTGTCAAACCGCTCGCTTGTTGAGGTTCATCTGGAAGTGGGTACCAATTTAACTTCACAACAGAAGGATGAAGTGGAAATACACATGGAACTTCCTCTGCATGCACGCTATCAG CCACTAGGACATGGATTCTCAAGAGTTGAATTTGCTTCACCTGACTTGTTTTTGCGCTGCAATGTTGAAAGAAAAGAACATGACACGAGCTGTTTGTTTCTGCTAGACAAACAGAATGCTGAATCAGTTGATACTCACCCTGTGTGGGAAGTACCATGTGGAAATAGAGAACACACAGAAGTTGTAGCTGCTTTTACTTTCATCTCAGCTGTTGTATCAGCTCTTCTCATTATTGTTGCCTCAATTAGGTATTCTGATAACACAGCAAGTAATGTCTTAAAACAATCATGA